A genomic stretch from Dama dama isolate Ldn47 chromosome 10, ASM3311817v1, whole genome shotgun sequence includes:
- the EIF2AK1 gene encoding eukaryotic translation initiation factor 2-alpha kinase 1 isoform X6 — translation MLGGVSGAAEREAEGDAAGAVPAPPAIDFPAEGSDPKYDESDVPAELQVLKGPLQQPTFPFAVANQLLLVSLLEHLSHVHEPNPLRSRQVFKLLCQTFIKMGLLSSFTCSDEFSSLRLHHNRAITHLMRSAKERVRQGPCEDNSHIQKIRAREVAFEAQTSRYLNEFEELAVLGKGGYGRVYKVRNKLDGQYYAIKKILIKGATKTDCMKVLREVKVLAGLQHPNIVGYHTAWIEHVHVAHRQDRLSLQLPSLEVISDQKDPSTHYEVKSDGSNSSSIIFAELTSEEEKSLREPGVEDNQNNGLVNYSSSVVARDAGDFESSLELRESDVTDGSSRPIVGRRLPLRHNSDPEENFTSTEESSEENLNMLGQTEVQYRLMLHIQMQLCELSLWDWIAERDGRGRQSAEESACPYVMASVATKIFQELVEGVFYIHNMGIVHRDLKPRNIFLHGPDQQVKIGDFGLACADIIQKSTDWGGADGARTPTHTSRVGTCLYASPEQLEGSEYDAKSDMYSLGVILLELFQPFGTEMERAHVLTGLRSGQIPEALSKRCPVQAKYIQHLTRKNSAQRPSAIQLLQSELFQNSGNVNLTLQMKILEQEKEIQELRKQLSLLSQNKGVKGDRRDGGVPI, via the exons ATGCTGGGGGGCGTTTCTGGGGCCGCGGAGCGCGAGGCGGAGGGCGACGCGGCGGGGGCCGTACCCGCGCCGCCCGCCATCGACTTCCCCGCCGAGGGCTCGGACCCCAAGTATGATG AGTCTGATGTTCCCGCAGAACTCCAGGTGCTGAAAGGGCCCCTGCAGCAGCCCACCTTCCCTTTTGCAGTTGCCAACCAACTCTTGCTGGTTTCTCTGCTGGAGCACCTGAGCCATGTGCACGAGCCAAACCCACTTCGTTCCAGACAGGTGTTTAAAT TACTTTGTCAGACCTTTATCAAAATGGGGCTACTGTCGTCCTTCACCTGCAGTGATGAGTTCAGCTCGTTGCGGCTACATCACAACAGAGCTATTACGCATTTGATGAGGTCAGCTAAGGAGAGAGTTCGCCAG GGTCCTTGTGAGGATAATTCTCATATCCAGAAGATCAG AGCAAGGGAAGTAGCCTTTGAAGCACAGACCTCACGTTACTTAAATGAATTTGAAGAGCTAGCCGTCTTAGGAAAAGGTGGATATGGAAGAGTATACAAG GTCAGGAATAAATTAGATGGTCAGTactatgcaattaaaaaaatcctGATTAAGGGTGCAACTAAAACAGATTGCATGAAG GTCCTGCGGGAGGTTAAGGTGCTGGCCGGTCTTCAGCATCCTAATATCGTTGGCTATCACACGGCCTGGATAGAACACGTTCACGTGGCCCACAGGCAAG ATAGACTTTCTCTCCAGTTGCCATCCCTGGAAGTGATCTCTGACCAGAAAGACCCCAG cACTCATTATGAGGTTAAAAGTGATGGAAGTAACAGCTCATCCATTATTTTTGCCGAATTGAcctcagaagaagaaaaatcctTACGAGAACCTGGTGTTGAAGACAATCAGAATAATGGATTGGTGAACTACAGCTCCAGTGTAGTCGCCAGAGATGCTGGTGACTTCGAATCCTCACTTGAGCTCCGTGAAAGTGATGTGACTGATGGGTCTTCCAGACCCATTGTTGGGCGTCGGCTGCCGCTTCGGCATAACTCTGACCCAGAGGAGAACTTCACATCCACTGAGGAATCTTCTGAAGAAAACCTCAACATGTTGGGGCAGACAGAG GTGCAGTACCGCCTGATGCTGCACATCCAGATGCAGCTCTGCGAGCTCTCGCTGTGGGACTGGATCGCCGAGAGAGACGGCCGGGGCCGGCAGAGTGCGGAGGAGTCCGCCT gtCCTTATGTTATGGCCAGTGTTGCAACAAAAATTTTTCAGGAATTGGTGGAAGGTGTATTTTACATACATAACATGGGAATTGTACACAGAGATCTGAAG CccagaaatattttccttcatgGCCCTGATCAGCAAGTAAAAATAGGAGACTTTGGCCTGGCCTGTGCAGACATCATCCAGAAGAGCACAGACTGGGGTGGTGCAGACGGGGCGA GGACGCCAACACACACCTCCAGAGTGGGTACGTGTCTGTACGCTTCCCCCGAACAACTGGAGGGATCCGAGTATGATGCCAAG TCAGATATGTATAGCTTGGGCGTGATCCTGCTGGAGCTCTTTCAGCCATTTGGGACAGAAATGGAGCGAGCACACGTTTTAACAGGTTTGAGGAGTGGACAGATCCCCGAGGCCCTCAGTAAAAGGTGTCCCGTCCAAGCCAAGTATATCCAGCACTTAACCAGAAAGAACTCAGCCCAGAGGCCATCCGCCATCCAGCTGCTGCAGAGCGAGCTCTTCCAAAACTCTGGAAAC GTTAATCTCACCCTACAGATGAAGATACTCgagcaagagaaagaaattcaGGAACTAAGGAAGCAGCTCAGTCTCCTGTCTCAGAACAAAGGGGTAAAGGGTGACAGGAGAGATGGGGGCGTGCCCATCTAG